One window of the Marmota flaviventris isolate mMarFla1 chromosome 2, mMarFla1.hap1, whole genome shotgun sequence genome contains the following:
- the Lcmt2 gene encoding tRNA wybutosine-synthesizing protein 4 gives MGPRSRERRAGAVQSTNDSSALSKSSLAARGYVQDAFVALLVPGTARRAPLIHRGYYVRARAVRHCVHAFLRQARACPEAPRSQILSLGAGSDSLYFCLKTDGLLARAAVWEVDFPDVARRKAERIAETPELRALTGPFQRGSAASVLCFESLDYHILGLDLRQLQELDEALASAGLDVTTPTLLLAEAVLTYLEPVSAASLIAWAARRFPDALFVVYEQMKPQDAFGQFMLQHFQQLNSPLHGLDSFPDVEAQRCRFLQAGWTACSAMDMNEFYHCFLPAEERWRIENLEPFDEFEEWHLKCAHYFVLAASRGDTLPQTLVFPPAEVFPRVDPASPSGVLDARIVTSDNQGSTLKTFGHASVLLSPGIILSAGGFGEQERRHCRVNKFHLLSRNSDSEWKGFHIDSWGTGTQWDGRLYHTMTRLSDTQVLVLGGRLSPVNPALSPLQIHLFKNEDNSTESLNVTVTRAGPGNFTLSCWRHSTTEVSYKNQKYLFVYGGRSVLEPVLSDWHFLHVGTIAPVKIPVEGEAPEARHSHSACSWQGGALIAGGLGASEEPLNSVLFLRPISCGFFWESIDIQPPITPRYSHTAHVLNEKLLLVGGVWIHSSLVPGVTVINLTTGLSSEYQIDTTCVPRPLMLHNHTSILLPEEQQLLLLGGGGNCFSFGTYFNPHTVTLDLSSLSVGQ, from the coding sequence ATGGGCCCGCGGAGCCGGGAGCGGCGGGCAGGAGCAGTACAGAGTACCAATGACAGCAGCGCTCTCAGCAAGAGTTCCCTAGCCGCGCGTGGGTACGTGCAGGACGCCTTCGTCGCGCTGTTGGTTCCGGGGACCGCGCGCCGCGCGCCGCTTATTCACAGAGGTTACTACGTCCGTGCGCGCGCTGTGCGGCACTGTGTGCACGCCTTCCTGAGGCAAGCGCGCGCGTGCCCTGAGGCGCCTCGCTCGCAGATCTTGTCTTTGGGCGCGGGTTCTGACTCGCTGTACTTCTGCCTCAAAACTGATGGCCTCCTGGCCAGGGCTGCAGTGTGGGAAGTGGATTTCCCGGATGTGGCGCGGCGCAAAGCCGAGAGAATTGCAGAGACACCGGAACTGCGCGCGTTAACTGGGCCTTtccagaggggcagtgccgcgtCCGTTCTGTGCTTTGAGAGCTTGGACTACCACATTCTGGGCTTGGACCTAAGGCAGCTCCAGGAATTGGATGAGGCCCTGGCCTCCGCGGGCTTGGACGTGACCACACCCACTCTGCTCCTGGCCGAGGCGGTGCTGACTTACCTCGAGCCGGTTAGTGCTGCCTCCCTCATTGCCTGGGCAGCCCGGCGATTTCCTGATGCCCTTTTTGTGGTCTATGAGCAAATGAAGCCTCAAGATGCATTTGGGCAGTTCATGCTGCAACACTTTCAGCAGCTGAATTCTCCCCTTCATGGCCTGGACAGCTTTCCAGACGTGGAGGCCCAGCGGTGCCGCTTCCTTCAAGCTGGCTGGACTGCCTGTAGTGCCATGGACATGAATGAATTCTATCACTGCTTTCTCCCTGCAGAGGAACGCTGGCGGATAGAAAATCTTGAACCCTTTGATGAGTTTGAGGAGTGGCATCTTAAGTGTGCCCACTACTTCGTTTTGGCAGCCTCTAGGGGAGACACCCTGCCCCAGACTCTGGTGTTTCCACCTGCAGAGGTATTTCCTCGAGTAGATCCTGCTTCACCTTCAGGAGTCTTGGATGCCAGAATAGTCACTAGTGACAATCAGGGCTCAACCCTTAAAACATTCGGCCATGCCTCTGTCCTCCTGAGCCCTGGCATTATTCTCAGTGCAGGAGGATTTGGAGAACAGGAGAGGCGGCACTGCAGAGTGAACAAGTTTCACTTGCTGTCAAGAAATAGTGACTCTGAATGGAAAGGCTTCCATATAGACAGTTGGGGGACGGGAACCCAGTGGGATGGACGTCTTTATCACACCATGACAAGACTTTCAGATACTCAGGTTTTGGTTCTGGGAGGGAGACTGTCCCCAGTAAATCCAGCCTTGAGCCCTCTacagattcatttatttaaaaatgaagataatagcaCTGAGAGCCTGAATGTGACAGTAACAAGGGCTGGTCCAGGAAATTTCACTTTGTCTTGTTGGCGGCATTCAACAACTGAAGTGTCCTATAAGAATCAGAaatatttgtttgtatatggGGGTCGAAGTGTGCTAGAACCTGTACTAAGTGACTGGCATTTCTTGCATGTAGGGACAATTGCTCCGGTCAAGATCCCAGTGGAAGGGGAAGCACCTGAAGCTAGGCATTCCCACAGTGCCTGCAGTTGGCAAGGGGGAGCCCTTATTGCTGGAGGTCTTGGGGCTTCTGAGGAGCCATTGAACTCTGTACTCTTTCTGAGGCCAATCTCTTGTGGATTTTTCTGGGAATCAATAGATATCCAGCCTCCTATTACCCCAAGGTACTCCCACACAGCTCATGTACTCAATGAAAAGCTTCTACTGGTAGGAGGGGTCTGGATTCATTCTTCCTTAGTTCCCGGAGTGACTGTTATCAATTTGACTACAGGATTGAGCTCTGAGTATCAGATTGACACAACATGTGTGCCACGGCCATTAATGTTACACAACCATACTAGCATCCTCCTTCCTGAAGAGCAACAGCTCTTGCTCCTTGGAGGTGGGGGTAATTGCTTTTCCTTTGGTACTTATTTCAACCCCCATACAGTGACATTAGATCTTTCTTCCTTAAGTGTTGGGCAGTAA